From one Formosa sediminum genomic stretch:
- a CDS encoding DNA topoisomerase IV subunit B — translation MLDQTNYTEDNIRSLDWKEHIRMRPGMYIGKLGDGSSADDGIYILLKEVLDNSIDEFVMGAGKTIEISIQGSKVIVRDYGRGIPLGKVVDVVSKMNTGGKYDSRAFKKSVGLNGVGTKAVNALSSYFRVESSREGKSASAEFEQGNLKNQEFLESTTRRKGTKVTFIPDEIIFKNYKFRNEYVEKMLKNYVYLNPGLTIVYNGEKYYSENGLKDLLSENIKESDMVYPIIHLKGDDIEVALTHSKTQYSEEYHSFVNGQNTTQGGTHLSAFREAVVKTVREFYGKNYDASDVRKSIVTAIAIKVMEPVFESQTKTKLGSTDMGGELPTVRTYVNDFIKTYLDNFLHKNPDSADKIQRKILQAERERKELSGIRKLAKDRAKKASLHNKKLRDCRVHFGDIKNERNLESTLFITEGDSASGSITKSRDVNTQAVFSLKGKPLNCYGLSKKIVYENEEFNLLQAALNIEESMEDLRYNNIVIATDADVDGMHIRLLLITFFLQFFPEIIKEGHLYILQTPLFRVRNKKKTIYCYSEQERVNAIDQLKPKPEITRFKGLGEISPDEFKHFIGDNIRLEPVMLDKDMSIEELLEFYMGKNTPTRQKFIINNLKVEIDLVAEKNENG, via the coding sequence ATGCTAGACCAAACCAATTATACCGAAGATAATATACGTTCATTAGACTGGAAAGAACATATTCGTATGCGACCGGGGATGTATATAGGTAAACTGGGAGATGGCTCTTCTGCAGATGATGGTATCTATATTCTTCTTAAAGAAGTTTTGGATAACTCTATCGACGAATTTGTAATGGGCGCCGGAAAAACGATAGAGATTTCTATTCAGGGTAGTAAAGTTATTGTTCGCGATTATGGGCGTGGTATACCATTAGGTAAAGTTGTAGATGTCGTGTCTAAGATGAATACTGGAGGGAAGTATGATTCTCGAGCCTTTAAAAAATCTGTGGGACTAAATGGTGTAGGTACTAAAGCTGTAAATGCACTATCTTCTTATTTTAGAGTAGAATCGTCTAGAGAAGGAAAGTCTGCTTCAGCCGAGTTTGAACAAGGTAATTTAAAAAACCAAGAGTTTTTAGAGTCAACTACGAGACGTAAAGGAACAAAGGTGACTTTTATTCCAGACGAGATCATTTTTAAAAATTATAAATTTAGAAATGAGTATGTCGAGAAAATGCTTAAAAATTATGTGTATTTAAACCCAGGTTTAACTATAGTTTATAATGGTGAAAAATACTACAGTGAAAATGGTTTAAAAGATTTACTTAGCGAAAATATTAAAGAAAGTGATATGGTTTATCCTATTATTCACTTAAAAGGCGACGATATTGAAGTTGCTTTAACGCATAGTAAAACGCAGTATTCCGAAGAATATCATTCATTTGTTAATGGGCAAAATACAACCCAAGGAGGAACGCATTTATCTGCATTTCGTGAAGCTGTTGTAAAAACAGTTCGTGAATTTTATGGTAAAAATTATGATGCTTCAGATGTGAGAAAATCTATTGTTACGGCAATAGCTATAAAAGTGATGGAACCTGTTTTTGAGAGCCAGACTAAAACAAAGTTAGGTTCTACAGATATGGGAGGAGAATTGCCTACGGTGCGAACCTATGTAAATGATTTTATAAAGACGTATTTAGATAATTTTCTTCATAAAAATCCGGATTCAGCAGATAAAATTCAGCGAAAAATTCTACAAGCAGAACGCGAACGTAAAGAATTATCTGGAATTAGAAAATTAGCTAAAGATCGTGCTAAAAAAGCTAGTCTTCACAATAAAAAATTAAGAGATTGTCGTGTGCATTTTGGTGATATTAAAAATGAACGTAATTTAGAGTCTACGTTATTTATTACCGAGGGTGATTCGGCTTCGGGAAGTATTACAAAATCTCGAGATGTAAATACTCAAGCTGTATTTAGTTTAAAAGGGAAGCCTTTAAATTGCTATGGTTTAAGTAAAAAAATTGTGTACGAGAATGAAGAATTTAATTTACTTCAAGCGGCATTAAATATCGAAGAGTCTATGGAAGACTTACGGTATAATAATATTGTAATTGCAACAGATGCCGATGTAGATGGAATGCATATTAGATTATTATTAATTACATTCTTTTTACAATTTTTCCCAGAGATTATAAAAGAAGGGCATTTGTATATTTTACAAACACCATTGTTTAGAGTTAGAAATAAGAAAAAAACAATTTATTGCTACTCAGAACAAGAGCGTGTTAATGCTATCGATCAATTAAAACCTAAGCCAGAGATTACACGATTTAAAGGGTTGGGTGAAATTTCTCCAGACGAGTTTAAGCATTTTATTGGTGATAATATTCGTTTAGAGCCTGTCATGTTAGATAAAGATATGTCTATAGAGGAGTTATTAGAATTCTATATGGGAAAAAACACACCTACGCGTCAAAAATTCATTATAAATAACCTGAAAGTAGAAATAGATTTAGTCGCAGAAAAAAATGAGAACGGATAA